AGAAAGTGGCAGCAGAGCCATCTTCTGATCCAAACGAAGGAAACAAAGGCGGTGGTGGGAAGAAGAAAGGCAAGAAAGGGAGGCAGCTTGATCCAGCTCTTCTCGGTTTCAAAGTCACTAGCAATCGTCTTATGGGTGAAATTCACCGCGCTGATGACTTTTAGTCAATTCTGATACCCT
This DNA window, taken from Brassica oleracea var. oleracea cultivar TO1000 unplaced genomic scaffold, BOL UnpScaffold17347, whole genome shotgun sequence, encodes the following:
- the LOC106322353 gene encoding uncharacterized protein LOC106322353; this encodes MSDGANRTAVGNKGSKASFSEMLKNSSSSSSMKKVAAEPSSDPNEGNKGGGGKKKGKKGRQLDPALLGFKVTSNRLMGEIHRADDF